From a single Apostichopus japonicus isolate 1M-3 chromosome 12, ASM3797524v1, whole genome shotgun sequence genomic region:
- the LOC139977943 gene encoding uncharacterized protein — MNLDVNLLSPEKRRLLTMWVQTAWHLLELADELEHANPPPQPQAHHSQQGRRRRRARRRRLVVRDWLARRPLFGQYEHLLVELNREDSRCCRNFLRVDADTFGYILDRISPAITKKTTNFMFPLEPGLKLAVTLRHLATGASHADLQYGADSIRSS, encoded by the exons ATGAACCTTGACGTAAACCTGTTGAGCCCAGAGAAGCGCAGACTGCTTACAATGTGGGTGCAGACTGCCTGGCACCTGCTTGAACTGGCGGATGAACTTGAGCATGCCAACCCTCCTCCTCAGCCGCAAGCACATCATTCCCAGCAGGGCCGCCGACGTCGGAGGGCCAGGAGGCGAAGACTTGTGGTCAGAGACTGGCTGGCCAGACGACCCCTCTTTGGGCAGTACGAGCATCTATTGGTCGAGCTCAACAGAGAGGACTCCAGATGTTGCCGTAATTTCCTGAGAGTAGATGCTGACACGTTTGGGTACATACTCGACAGGATATCTCCAGCTATCACCAAGAAGACCACCAACTTTAT GTTTCCTTTGGAGCCTGGACTGAAGCTGGCGGTAACGCTACGTCACTTGGCAACAGGGGCATCACACGCTGACTTGCAGTACGGCGCGGACTCGATTAGGTCGAGTTGA
- the LOC139977934 gene encoding uncharacterized protein isoform X1, with protein MTAWKRTMSTTILLLLATISNKVHADITKTPSSGVFLEGSDVTLTCVVEGNENVIWEDFSDATSIFVGKEKNTVKKKYDNFEISSVDGDFSLIIKDVHSSDEGTYICKDRDRLANATVSIGVLPYVYLSVKQSEATQASQTSTEVNITCSAYNARPAVSVFELSVIGSEKTVIITDDKSNLNEDGNTYNSSASLPYIMSSEEMSVCCRIFRDGLSLNHIENFSKLYLPRCNIAITGQEVRCACQGYPPVDTYCMDFNGHIHEGVLDIKKSNLANITCFGRNGIGTGRSDLLLPGDKTTLTIAAIFVTTALVLTVIVVAVIYIIHRIGSRKKESCAPVKWRKREKNENTTKHQINIQNNDVLETDELNYYSAADVKEGRSPVIVDEKDISIINSMKMGNIYNRWLGTVNLPSRSNTCVVITSITEIVRRTDNIHWEAFLRKCLQLPESKNLTNIEAISIQSNNLYLVSEHLVCETLHCLLTRETVEKRNVYCCSSLPDVIKHVTGLLEGMHIINTYGFLHPGLTTRKLLVTTDGQLKLYDFCLDGDAPSIAALKRSTMISATLNQFSPETLISSEYTESSDVWSLAVTIWEIMSNGKSPFPGDTEITSHKELFEPSLPWPEKCIQIKNTLLYKCWSNNCSCRPSIHRLKGTFMEIFQKLLDDSSYEIPMSTTYVAMGSANIAEDTYS; from the exons ATGACGGCTTGGAAAAG AACCATGTCGACAACCATATTGCTGCTACTTGCAACAATATCAAATAAAG TGCATGCAGATATTACTAAGACTCCATCGAGTGGTGTCTTCCTGGAAGGTAGTGATGTTACATTGACATGCgttgttgaaggaaatgaaaacgTTATTTGGGAAGATTTCAGTGATGCTACATCGATTTTCGTTGGCAAGGAAAAGAACACAGTAAAGAAGAAATATGACAACTTTGAGATAAGTTCAGTTGATGGAGATTTCAGTTTAATTATAAAAGACGTCCATTCATCAGATGAAGGGACCTATATATGCAAAGACAGAGACAGACTTGCAAATGCCACAGTGTCAATCGGAG TATTACCGTACGTGTACCTCTCTGTAAAGCAGTCAGAAGCTACACAAGCATCACAGACTAGTACAGAGGTAAACATTACGTGTTCTGCATACAACGCTAGACCTGCAGTGTCTGTGTTCGAGCTAAGTGTCATTGGCAGTGAGAAGACGGTGATTATTACAGACGATAAATCCAATCTAAACGAAGATGGGAATACCTATAATTCATCAGCTTCTCTTCCTTACATCATGTCATCGGAAGAAATGTCGGTATGCTGCCGAATATTTAGAGACGGACTGTCTCTCAACCACATTGAAAATTTCAGTAAGTTAT ATCTACCGAGATGTAACATAGCAATCACTGGTCAAGAAGTTAGATGCGCATGTCAAGGTTATCCACCGGTGGACACATATTGCATGGATTTTAACGGACATATACACGAAGGAGttttggatattaaaaaaaGCAACTTGGCGAATATAACATGCTTTGGCAGAAACGGAATTGGAACCGGACGGTCCGATCTTTTGCTTCCTGGTGACAAGACTA CTCTAACCATTGCTGCCATATTCGTTACGACTGCACTTGTTCTCACGGttattgttgttgctgttatATACATAATTCATCGAATCGGCTCTAGGAAAAAGGAGTCATGTG CTCCAGTAAAATGGCGCAAAAGGGAAAA AAATGAAAATACAACAAAGCATCAAATAAACATACAGAACAACGACGTTCTAGAAACTGACGAGCTAA ATTACTATTCTGCAGCTGATGTAAAAGAAGGAAGAAGCCCAGTTATTGTCGATGAGAAAGACATCTCCATCATAAATAGTATGAAGATGGGGAATATATACAACAGATGGTTGGGGACCGTCAATCTCCCTAGTAGATCTAATACTTGTGTCGTAATAACGAGCATCACAG AAATAGTTAGGAGAACCGACAACATCCATTGGGAAGCTTTTCTGAGAAAATGTCTTCAGTTGCCGGAATCGAAGAATCTTACGAACATCGAAGCAATATCTATTCAAAGTA ATAACCTGTATCTCGTGAGCGAGCATCTTGTATGTGAAACTTTACATTGTTTGTTGACTCGAGAAACAGTAGAAAAAAGGAATGTATATTGTTGCAGTTCTCTGCCTGACGTCATTAAACACGTCACTGGTCTTTTGGAAGGGATGCATATCATAAATACGTATGGG TTCCTTCATCCCGGCTTAACGACCAGGAAACTTTTGGTCACCACAGATGGACAACTTAAATTGTACGACTTCTGTCTCGATGGCGACGCACCAAGCATAGCTGCTCTGAAGAGATCAACG ATGATTTCAGCTACTTTGAATCAATTTTCACCAGAAACGTTGATTTCCAGCGAATACACAGAGTCAAGTGACGTGTGGTCTCTGGCAGTAACGATATGGGAAATCATGTCCAATG GAAAGTCACCTTTCCCTGGTGATACAGAAATTACGTCGCATAAAGAATTGTTTGAACCATCATTACCTTGGCCGGAGAAATGCATCCAGATAAA AAATACACTACTGTACAAATGTTGGAGCAATAACTGTTCTTGTCGACCATCCATCCATCGTTTGAAAGGAACTTTCATGGAA ATATTTCAGAAGTTATTAGATGACAGTTCTTATGAGATACCGATGTCAACGACGTATGTGGCTATGGGATCAGCGAATATTGCTGAAGATACCTACTCATAA
- the LOC139977934 gene encoding uncharacterized protein isoform X2, translating to MTAWKRTMSTTILLLLATISNKVHADITKTPSSGVFLEGSDVTLTCVVEGNENVIWEDFSDATSIFVGKEKNTVKKKYDNFEISSVDGDFSLIIKDVHSSDEGTYICKDRDRLANATVSIGVLPYVYLSVKQSEATQASQTSTEVNITCSAYNARPAVSVFELSVIGSEKTVIITDDKSNLNEDGNTYNSSASLPYIMSSEEMSVCCRIFRDGLSLNHIENFNLPRCNIAITGQEVRCACQGYPPVDTYCMDFNGHIHEGVLDIKKSNLANITCFGRNGIGTGRSDLLLPGDKTTLTIAAIFVTTALVLTVIVVAVIYIIHRIGSRKKESCAPVKWRKREKNENTTKHQINIQNNDVLETDELNYYSAADVKEGRSPVIVDEKDISIINSMKMGNIYNRWLGTVNLPSRSNTCVVITSITEIVRRTDNIHWEAFLRKCLQLPESKNLTNIEAISIQSNNLYLVSEHLVCETLHCLLTRETVEKRNVYCCSSLPDVIKHVTGLLEGMHIINTYGFLHPGLTTRKLLVTTDGQLKLYDFCLDGDAPSIAALKRSTMISATLNQFSPETLISSEYTESSDVWSLAVTIWEIMSNGKSPFPGDTEITSHKELFEPSLPWPEKCIQIKNTLLYKCWSNNCSCRPSIHRLKGTFMEIFQKLLDDSSYEIPMSTTYVAMGSANIAEDTYS from the exons ATGACGGCTTGGAAAAG AACCATGTCGACAACCATATTGCTGCTACTTGCAACAATATCAAATAAAG TGCATGCAGATATTACTAAGACTCCATCGAGTGGTGTCTTCCTGGAAGGTAGTGATGTTACATTGACATGCgttgttgaaggaaatgaaaacgTTATTTGGGAAGATTTCAGTGATGCTACATCGATTTTCGTTGGCAAGGAAAAGAACACAGTAAAGAAGAAATATGACAACTTTGAGATAAGTTCAGTTGATGGAGATTTCAGTTTAATTATAAAAGACGTCCATTCATCAGATGAAGGGACCTATATATGCAAAGACAGAGACAGACTTGCAAATGCCACAGTGTCAATCGGAG TATTACCGTACGTGTACCTCTCTGTAAAGCAGTCAGAAGCTACACAAGCATCACAGACTAGTACAGAGGTAAACATTACGTGTTCTGCATACAACGCTAGACCTGCAGTGTCTGTGTTCGAGCTAAGTGTCATTGGCAGTGAGAAGACGGTGATTATTACAGACGATAAATCCAATCTAAACGAAGATGGGAATACCTATAATTCATCAGCTTCTCTTCCTTACATCATGTCATCGGAAGAAATGTCGGTATGCTGCCGAATATTTAGAGACGGACTGTCTCTCAACCACATTGAAAATTTCA ATCTACCGAGATGTAACATAGCAATCACTGGTCAAGAAGTTAGATGCGCATGTCAAGGTTATCCACCGGTGGACACATATTGCATGGATTTTAACGGACATATACACGAAGGAGttttggatattaaaaaaaGCAACTTGGCGAATATAACATGCTTTGGCAGAAACGGAATTGGAACCGGACGGTCCGATCTTTTGCTTCCTGGTGACAAGACTA CTCTAACCATTGCTGCCATATTCGTTACGACTGCACTTGTTCTCACGGttattgttgttgctgttatATACATAATTCATCGAATCGGCTCTAGGAAAAAGGAGTCATGTG CTCCAGTAAAATGGCGCAAAAGGGAAAA AAATGAAAATACAACAAAGCATCAAATAAACATACAGAACAACGACGTTCTAGAAACTGACGAGCTAA ATTACTATTCTGCAGCTGATGTAAAAGAAGGAAGAAGCCCAGTTATTGTCGATGAGAAAGACATCTCCATCATAAATAGTATGAAGATGGGGAATATATACAACAGATGGTTGGGGACCGTCAATCTCCCTAGTAGATCTAATACTTGTGTCGTAATAACGAGCATCACAG AAATAGTTAGGAGAACCGACAACATCCATTGGGAAGCTTTTCTGAGAAAATGTCTTCAGTTGCCGGAATCGAAGAATCTTACGAACATCGAAGCAATATCTATTCAAAGTA ATAACCTGTATCTCGTGAGCGAGCATCTTGTATGTGAAACTTTACATTGTTTGTTGACTCGAGAAACAGTAGAAAAAAGGAATGTATATTGTTGCAGTTCTCTGCCTGACGTCATTAAACACGTCACTGGTCTTTTGGAAGGGATGCATATCATAAATACGTATGGG TTCCTTCATCCCGGCTTAACGACCAGGAAACTTTTGGTCACCACAGATGGACAACTTAAATTGTACGACTTCTGTCTCGATGGCGACGCACCAAGCATAGCTGCTCTGAAGAGATCAACG ATGATTTCAGCTACTTTGAATCAATTTTCACCAGAAACGTTGATTTCCAGCGAATACACAGAGTCAAGTGACGTGTGGTCTCTGGCAGTAACGATATGGGAAATCATGTCCAATG GAAAGTCACCTTTCCCTGGTGATACAGAAATTACGTCGCATAAAGAATTGTTTGAACCATCATTACCTTGGCCGGAGAAATGCATCCAGATAAA AAATACACTACTGTACAAATGTTGGAGCAATAACTGTTCTTGTCGACCATCCATCCATCGTTTGAAAGGAACTTTCATGGAA ATATTTCAGAAGTTATTAGATGACAGTTCTTATGAGATACCGATGTCAACGACGTATGTGGCTATGGGATCAGCGAATATTGCTGAAGATACCTACTCATAA